A genome region from Anastrepha ludens isolate Willacy chromosome 3, idAnaLude1.1, whole genome shotgun sequence includes the following:
- the LOC128859388 gene encoding uncharacterized protein LOC128859388 encodes MKTLIFKTLVLYLSAIAISAADVPVPIDNYEGMVNDLVKEAQDAALKTAEALEVQYKVTVVEPLDQVDTAVQKIEERREEDANCVAPKDPEIDLVVDTLHEELMACGVVAARTSAQIMIDVNEATQQLVFDGYDLLKLYQKCKNYKNSVLKSTCYTKLSIKATLYLRNSRRSIKTIKQSKQRVPDVFTDANICTNNSADKAVIELESIQVEVDSCINKIFK; translated from the exons ATGAAGACgcttatttttaaaactctcGTTCTATACCTTTCAGCGATAGCA atCAGCGCTGCTGACGTTCCAGTTCCAATTGATAACTATGAAGGAATGGTTAACGATTTAGTGAAGGAAGCGCAAGATGCAGCATTAAAAACTGCAGAGGCTTTGGAGGTTCAGTACAAGGTAACTGTTGTAGAGCCCCTCGATCAAGTTGATACCGCCGTGCAGAAAATTGAGGAGCGACGTGAAGAGGATGCCAACTGTGTTGCACCTAAAGATCCAGAAATAGATTTGGTCGTAGATACTTTACATGAGGAGTTGATGGCGTGTGGCGTTGTTGCTGCTAGAACATCAGCACAAATTATGATTGATGTTAATGAAGCAACCCAGCAATTGGTGTTTGATGGTTATGACCTCTTAAAGCTTTACCAGAAGtgcaaaaactacaaaaacagtGTTTTGAAAAGTACCTGTTATACGAAGTTATCAATTAAAGCCACATTGTATCTAAGAAATTCTCGTCGATCCATAAAGACCATTAAACAATCTAAGCAGCGCGTCCCAGACGTATTTACGGACGCGAATATATGCACTAATAATTCGGCAGATAAGGCTGTTATTGAATTAGAGTCCATTCAGGTTGAAGTCGACTCctgtataaacaaaatatttaaataa